In a single window of the Ancylobacter polymorphus genome:
- the carB gene encoding carbamoyl-phosphate synthase large subunit, whose product MPKRTDISTILIIGAGPIVIGQACEFDYSGTQACKTLKAEGYRVVLVNSNPATIMTDPDLADATYIEPITPEIVAKIIAKERHAIPGGFALLPTMGGQTALNCALSLRKMGVLDEYDVEMIGATAEAIDKAEDRELFRDAMTKIGLDTPRSRQIKTLPQALEALEEVGLPAIIRPSFTMGGLGGGIAYNKSEYIEIIERGIDASPTNEVLVEESVLGWKEYEMEVVRDKADNCIIVCSIENIDPMGVHTGDSITVAPALTLTDKEYQRMRDASLAVLREIGVETGGSNVQFAIDPETGRMIVIEMNPRVSRSSALASKATGFPIAKVAARLAVGYTLDEIANDITGGATPASFEPTIDYVVTKIPRFAFEKFPGAEPTLTTSMKSVGEAMAIGRTFQESLQKALRSLETGLTGLDEIEIEGLGLGDDKNAVRAALGTPTPDRLLKVAQAMRLGLDDAAIHAGCKIDPWFLEQIREIVDTEAKVRAHGLPTTAGAFRRLKAMGFSDSRLAGLARLTEAEVAARRRALDVRPVYKRIDTCAAEFAAPTAYMYSSYEMPFAGVPADESRPSNAKKVAILGGGPNRIGQGIEFDYCCCHAAFALKDAGYETIMVNCNPETVSTDYDTSDRLYFEPLTAEDVIEILERERSAGTLHGVIVQFGGQTPLKLARALEEAEIPILGTSPDAIDLAEDRDRFKSLLDKLKLRQPANGIAYSVEQARLVTAELGYPLVVRPSYVLGGRAMQIIHEESQLGDYLLETLPGLVPNDIKARYPNDKTGQINTLLGKNPLLFDRYLSDAIEVDVDCLADGRDTFICGIMEHIEEAGIHSGDSACSLPPYSLSPETIAELEAQTRKMALALEVGGLMNVQYAIKDGKIFVLEVNPRASRTVPFVAKVVGQPIAKIAARVMAGEALASFGLTPFAGDHVAVKEAVFPFARFPGVDTVLGPEMRSTGEVMGLDRSFAVAFAKSQLGGGTKVPTSGTVFISVREADKARILDTARLLVSLGFKVIATSGTQRFLAENGVPSTKINKVLEGRPHIVDSIKNGEVQLVFNTTEGAQALADSRSLRRAALLHKVPYYTTLSGAIAAARGIKAYIGGDLEVRALQDYF is encoded by the coding sequence ATGCCGAAACGCACAGATATCTCCACCATCCTCATCATCGGCGCCGGCCCTATCGTTATCGGGCAGGCCTGCGAGTTCGATTACTCCGGCACCCAGGCGTGCAAGACGCTGAAGGCCGAGGGCTATCGCGTCGTCCTGGTCAATTCCAATCCGGCCACGATCATGACGGACCCGGACCTGGCCGACGCCACCTATATCGAGCCGATCACCCCGGAGATCGTCGCCAAGATCATCGCCAAGGAACGCCACGCGATCCCCGGCGGCTTCGCCCTGCTGCCCACCATGGGCGGCCAGACCGCGCTGAACTGCGCGCTGTCGCTGCGCAAGATGGGCGTGCTCGACGAATATGATGTCGAGATGATCGGCGCCACCGCCGAAGCCATCGACAAGGCCGAGGATCGCGAGCTGTTCCGCGACGCGATGACCAAGATCGGTCTCGACACGCCGCGCTCGCGCCAGATCAAGACCCTGCCGCAGGCGCTGGAAGCGCTGGAAGAGGTCGGCCTGCCCGCCATCATCCGCCCCTCCTTCACCATGGGCGGGCTCGGCGGCGGCATCGCCTACAACAAGTCGGAATATATCGAAATCATCGAGCGCGGCATCGACGCCTCCCCCACCAATGAGGTGCTGGTGGAAGAGAGCGTGCTGGGCTGGAAGGAGTATGAGATGGAGGTCGTCCGCGACAAGGCGGACAACTGCATCATCGTCTGCTCCATCGAGAACATCGACCCGATGGGCGTCCATACCGGCGATTCCATCACCGTCGCCCCGGCGTTGACGCTGACTGACAAGGAATATCAGCGCATGCGCGACGCCTCGCTCGCCGTGCTGCGCGAGATCGGCGTCGAGACCGGCGGCTCCAACGTGCAGTTCGCCATCGACCCGGAAACGGGCCGGATGATCGTCATCGAGATGAATCCGCGCGTCTCGCGCTCCTCGGCGCTCGCCTCCAAGGCGACGGGCTTCCCCATCGCCAAGGTCGCCGCGCGTCTTGCCGTCGGCTACACGCTGGACGAGATCGCAAACGACATCACCGGCGGCGCCACGCCGGCCTCGTTCGAGCCGACCATCGACTATGTCGTCACCAAGATTCCGCGCTTCGCCTTCGAGAAGTTCCCCGGCGCCGAGCCGACCCTGACCACCTCGATGAAGTCGGTCGGCGAGGCGATGGCGATCGGCCGCACCTTCCAGGAATCGCTGCAGAAGGCGCTGCGTTCGCTGGAAACCGGCCTCACCGGGCTCGACGAGATCGAGATCGAGGGCCTCGGCCTCGGCGACGACAAGAACGCGGTGCGCGCCGCGCTCGGCACCCCGACCCCGGACCGGCTGCTGAAGGTGGCGCAGGCCATGCGCCTCGGCCTCGACGACGCCGCCATCCATGCCGGCTGCAAGATCGACCCGTGGTTCCTCGAACAGATCCGCGAAATCGTCGACACCGAGGCCAAGGTGCGCGCGCACGGCCTGCCGACGACGGCGGGCGCCTTCCGCCGGCTCAAGGCCATGGGCTTCTCGGATTCGCGCCTCGCCGGCCTCGCCCGCCTCACCGAGGCGGAAGTCGCCGCCCGCCGCCGCGCGCTCGATGTGCGCCCGGTCTATAAACGCATCGACACCTGCGCCGCCGAATTCGCCGCCCCCACGGCCTATATGTACTCGTCCTACGAGATGCCCTTCGCCGGCGTCCCGGCCGACGAGTCGCGGCCCTCGAACGCCAAGAAGGTCGCCATTCTCGGCGGCGGGCCGAACCGCATCGGCCAGGGCATCGAGTTCGACTATTGCTGCTGCCACGCCGCCTTCGCGCTGAAGGATGCGGGCTATGAGACCATCATGGTCAACTGCAACCCGGAGACCGTGTCGACCGATTATGACACCTCCGACCGGCTCTATTTCGAGCCGCTGACCGCGGAAGACGTGATCGAGATCCTGGAGCGCGAGCGCTCTGCCGGTACGCTGCACGGCGTCATCGTGCAGTTCGGTGGCCAGACCCCGCTCAAGCTCGCCCGCGCGCTGGAAGAGGCGGAAATCCCGATCCTCGGCACCTCGCCGGACGCCATCGACCTCGCCGAGGACCGCGACCGCTTCAAGAGCCTGCTCGACAAGCTGAAGCTGCGCCAGCCGGCCAACGGCATCGCCTATTCCGTGGAGCAGGCCCGGCTGGTGACGGCCGAGCTCGGCTATCCCCTCGTCGTGCGCCCCTCCTATGTGCTGGGCGGGCGGGCGATGCAGATCATCCATGAGGAGAGCCAGCTCGGCGACTATCTCCTGGAGACGCTGCCGGGGCTGGTGCCGAACGACATCAAGGCGCGCTACCCCAACGACAAGACCGGGCAGATCAACACGCTGCTGGGCAAGAACCCGCTGCTGTTCGACCGCTACCTCTCCGACGCCATCGAGGTGGATGTCGACTGCCTGGCCGATGGCCGCGACACCTTCATCTGCGGCATCATGGAGCATATCGAGGAAGCCGGCATCCATTCCGGCGACTCGGCCTGCTCCCTGCCGCCCTATTCGCTCAGCCCCGAGACCATCGCCGAGCTGGAAGCCCAGACCCGCAAGATGGCGCTGGCGCTGGAAGTCGGCGGCCTGATGAACGTTCAGTACGCCATCAAGGACGGCAAGATCTTCGTGCTGGAGGTCAACCCGCGCGCCTCGCGCACCGTGCCTTTCGTCGCCAAGGTGGTGGGTCAGCCGATCGCCAAGATCGCCGCCCGCGTCATGGCCGGCGAGGCGCTCGCCTCCTTCGGGCTCACGCCCTTCGCCGGCGACCATGTGGCGGTGAAGGAGGCGGTGTTCCCCTTCGCCCGCTTCCCCGGCGTCGACACGGTGCTCGGCCCGGAAATGCGCTCCACCGGCGAGGTGATGGGGCTCGACCGCTCCTTCGCCGTCGCCTTCGCCAAGAGCCAGCTCGGCGGCGGCACCAAGGTGCCGACCTCGGGCACGGTGTTCATCTCCGTGCGCGAGGCCGACAAGGCGCGCATCCTCGATACGGCGCGGCTTCTTGTCTCGCTCGGCTTCAAGGTGATCGCCACCTCGGGCACCCAGCGCTTCCTGGCGGAAAACGGCGTGCCCAGCACCAAGATCAACAAGGTGCTGGAAGGACGGCCGCATATCGTCGATTCCATCAAGAATGGCGAGGTGCAGCTCGTCTTCAACACGACCGAGGGCGCGCAGGCGCTCGCGGACTCGCGTTCGCTGCGCCGCGCGGCCCTCTTGCATAAAGTGCCGTACTACACCACGCTATCGGGAGCGATCGCGGCGGCGCGCGGAATCAAGGCCTATATCGGCGGCGATCTGGAAGTGCGCGCCCTGCAGGACTACTTCTAA
- a CDS encoding cupin codes for MTVPEARLFPPSGGVPNNPTLPVLIYRAALPANADEIERRLIANGWDCRWRDGVFDFHHFHSTAHETLALARGSARLLIGGEGGAELELAAGDVLLLPAGTGHKRMSASPDLVIVGAYPPGQDYAIEKPDAASLGHAREAIARVPLPVSDPVEGGQGALTRLWKG; via the coding sequence ATGACCGTTCCCGAAGCCCGCCTGTTCCCGCCGTCCGGCGGCGTGCCGAACAACCCGACACTTCCGGTCCTGATCTACCGCGCCGCCCTGCCCGCTAATGCCGACGAGATCGAGCGGCGCCTCATCGCCAATGGCTGGGACTGTCGCTGGCGGGACGGCGTGTTCGACTTCCATCATTTTCATTCCACGGCGCATGAGACGCTGGCGCTGGCCCGCGGCTCGGCGCGTCTTCTCATCGGCGGAGAAGGCGGGGCGGAACTGGAGCTGGCGGCCGGCGACGTGCTGTTGCTGCCCGCCGGCACCGGCCATAAGCGGATGTCCGCCAGCCCCGATCTCGTCATCGTCGGCGCCTACCCGCCGGGGCAGGATTATGCGATCGAAAAGCCCGACGCCGCTTCGCTCGGACACGCGCGCGAGGCCATCGCGCGGGTGCCCCTGCCGGTCAGCGATCCGGTCGAGGGGGGCCAGGGCGCGCTCACCCGTCTGTGGAAGGGATGA
- a CDS encoding UdgX family uracil-DNA binding protein (This protein belongs to the uracil DNA glycosylase superfamily, members of which act in excision repair of DNA. However, it belongs more specifically to UdgX branch, whose founding member was found to bind uracil in DNA (where it does not belong), without cleaving it, appears to promote DNA repair by a pathway involving RecA, rather than base excision.) — protein MSVAAARGTPGDIREVALRFGADRAGFRAAVRTLVAAQVPPARVVWRMAVPGEPAMEGGGDLFGSPGPGIASGGAPALALPRAVATLADLVLCHRDPARFALLYTLIWRVTQGERQLADNPADPLVHRLGRMAKAVRRDIHKMHAFVRFKALGVENGRERFVAWFEPEHFTLEAAAPFFRTRFPAMDWAILTPQGTVGWKDHTLAFGPPASRPTLPEGDGFEEGWLAYYASAFNPARANPQMMRTEMPKKYWANLPEARLIPTLLEGAPARVADMLAREAATPRKRDPQRAVAAMAQQAPSSLEALNALIAASPAFVAGGTRAVLGEGPLHSRLALVGEQPGDQEDEEGRPFVGPAGQLLMKAMAEAGLSREAVYLTNAVKHFKFVPRGTRRLHQKPTAGEVKHYRWWLEKELDFVRPRLVVALGGTAALALTGTALAVTRERGPRQLGAHAGYLTVHPSYLLRLPEESARNAAYSAFVADLAAAKALAEAA, from the coding sequence GTGAGCGTGGCGGCGGCGCGCGGCACGCCGGGCGACATCCGCGAGGTCGCGCTGCGCTTCGGCGCCGACCGCGCTGGATTTCGTGCCGCCGTGCGGACGCTGGTGGCGGCACAGGTGCCGCCGGCGCGCGTGGTCTGGCGGATGGCGGTGCCGGGCGAGCCGGCCATGGAGGGCGGCGGCGACCTGTTCGGCAGCCCCGGGCCGGGGATCGCGTCCGGCGGCGCGCCGGCCCTCGCTCTGCCGCGCGCGGTCGCGACGCTGGCCGATCTCGTGCTCTGCCACCGCGATCCCGCGCGCTTCGCCCTGCTCTACACGCTGATCTGGCGCGTGACGCAGGGCGAGCGGCAACTGGCCGACAACCCGGCCGATCCGCTGGTGCATCGTCTCGGGCGCATGGCGAAGGCGGTGCGCCGCGACATTCACAAGATGCACGCCTTCGTGCGCTTCAAGGCGCTGGGAGTGGAGAACGGGCGGGAGCGTTTCGTCGCCTGGTTCGAGCCGGAGCATTTCACCCTGGAAGCCGCCGCGCCGTTCTTCCGCACCCGCTTTCCCGCCATGGACTGGGCGATTCTCACACCGCAAGGCACGGTGGGCTGGAAGGACCACACGCTCGCCTTCGGCCCGCCCGCAAGCCGGCCCACTCTGCCGGAGGGCGACGGCTTCGAGGAAGGCTGGCTCGCCTATTACGCTAGCGCCTTCAACCCGGCCCGCGCCAACCCCCAGATGATGAGGACAGAGATGCCGAAGAAGTACTGGGCGAATCTCCCGGAGGCCCGCCTCATTCCCACGCTGCTCGAAGGCGCCCCCGCCCGCGTCGCCGACATGCTGGCGCGCGAGGCCGCCACGCCGCGCAAGCGCGACCCGCAAAGGGCGGTGGCGGCGATGGCGCAGCAGGCGCCAAGCAGCCTTGAGGCATTGAACGCCCTCATCGCCGCCTCGCCCGCTTTCGTCGCCGGCGGCACCCGTGCCGTGCTGGGCGAAGGGCCGCTCCACTCGCGGCTCGCTTTGGTGGGCGAGCAGCCGGGCGACCAGGAGGACGAGGAGGGACGCCCCTTTGTCGGCCCGGCCGGGCAATTGCTGATGAAGGCGATGGCCGAGGCCGGGCTCAGCCGCGAGGCGGTCTATCTCACCAATGCGGTCAAGCACTTCAAATTCGTGCCACGTGGCACGCGCCGCCTGCACCAGAAGCCGACCGCCGGGGAGGTGAAGCATTATCGCTGGTGGCTGGAAAAGGAGCTGGATTTCGTCCGCCCGCGCCTCGTCGTCGCGCTCGGCGGCACGGCGGCGCTGGCGCTGACCGGCACGGCGCTGGCGGTGACGCGGGAACGCGGCCCACGCCAATTGGGTGCGCATGCGGGCTATCTCACCGTCCACCCCTCCTATCTGCTGCGGCTGCCGGAGGAGAGCGCGCGCAACGCGGCGTATTCCGCCTTCGTCGCCGATCTCGCGGCGGCGAAGGCGCTGGCGGAGGCGGCGTGA